A stretch of the Archocentrus centrarchus isolate MPI-CPG fArcCen1 unplaced genomic scaffold, fArcCen1 scaffold_32_ctg1, whole genome shotgun sequence genome encodes the following:
- the hdgfl3 gene encoding hepatoma-derived growth factor-related protein 3, translating to MARPRPRDYKAGDLVFAKMKGYPHWPARIDELPEGAVKPPANKYPIFFFGTHETAFLGPKDLLPYNEYKDKFGKSNKRKGFNEGLWEIENNPGVKFTGYQAIQQQSSSELEEGGNAADGSSEGEEGDSIEEEDDKEKLKGEKTGSKRKKTASSKKSSKLSRISSGEDDVGKDGKDDDQKSGSEGGDPDNDIMQNTTDSKNQLLIEEH from the exons GGACTACAAGGCAGGAGATCTGGTTTTCGCGAAGATGAAGGGATACCCGCACTGGCCGGCGAGG atTGATGAACTTCCTGAAGGAGCTGTCAAACCACCTGCCAACAAGTATCCCATCTTCTTCTTCGGGACCCATGAAAC AGCATTCTTAGGTCCAAAGGATCTTCTTCCCTACAACGAGTACAAAGACAAATTTGGCAAATCCAACAAGAGGAAAGGTTTCAATGAAGGCCTGTGGGAGATTGAGAACAACCCCGGAGTGAAGTTCACGGGCTATCAG GCCATCCAGCAACAGAGCTCATCGGAGCTCGAGGAGGGCGGGAATGCCGCTGACGGCAGCAGCGAGGGCGAGGAGGGCGACTCTATCGAGGAGGAAGATGACAAGGAGAAACTGAAAGGAGAAAAGACCGGGTCCAAACGGAAAAAGACGGCCAGCTCCAAG AAATCCTCGAAACTGTCGAGGATCTCGTCTGGAGAGGATGACGTGGGGAAAGATGGGAAGGATGACGACCAGAAGAGCGGCTCAGAGGGAGGGGACCCCGACAATGACATCATGCAGAACACCACCGACAGTAAG